The DNA window CGCCCATGCCCAGAATTTTGACTTTGAACGACTTGGCAAAGCCATGAATGAGTACACAGTTATCCTTGAAATACGAGTCGAGCTTGCCTTCGGATCCCAGACCTCCGAACAAAAACAGCGGGTACTGGGTACGATAGTTTCAACTGACGGGGTCGTGCTCTTTGATGGCGGTTTCCTTGATACCGATAATGCCTTTTCAGCTCTATCCGGACTGAGCATAAGGACAACTCCGACCAAAATCGAGGTGAAAACTCTCGATGGCGACAAGATGTCGGCTGAGTTTATCGGTGTCGATCGCTTCACAAAACTTGGATTTGTCAAAATCACATCTAAGGGCGATCAAAAGTTTACTCCGGTGAAATTTGCTTCCAAAGTTCGCTTCACTCTTGGAACATGGCTCGCGACCTATATGCTGCTTCCCGAATTTGTCTCACCTCCGGTGGCGGCAGACATTGGCATGCTTTCAAGCATAATTGAGTCTCCTGAGATATTTCCGCTGACCGTAGGCTTTGGTCCAATGGAAATTGGCTCGGTGCTCTATGACAGCCGCCTCAATCCGGTTGGTGTTGTCGGGGTTCTTACCGATCCGGGCAATGGAACCAACGATGCCGGAGGGTTTCTTGACTCGTACGAAACCTCTGATTTCCCTCTGCTTGGAGTAATCACTGGCGAGCGGCTATCCACTGTGATTACCAATCCTCCGACACGCGGCAAAGTAGACCGGGCATGGCTGGGTATCACTCTGCAGGCCCTGACGCCTGATATCGCGGAGTTTCTTAAGCTCGATGCCAAGGGCGGGATAATTGTCAATGACGTCATCGTTGGCTCTCCTGCCGAAAAAGCGGGTCTCAAAGTCGGCGATGTCATCTACAAAATTGATGATTCCCCAATACTTGTTGACCGCGAAGAACGTGTCTCTGTTTTCCAGAAACGAATTTCCGAAATGGGCTCCGGAAAGACAGTCACCTTTGGCGTCCTTCGACCAAACGGTGACGATGCGGCAGAAATTACAATCCCGACAACTCTCGAAAAGGCGCCGATTTCTGCCCTTGACGCCGCCGAGTATGAACATAAACCGCTCGAACTCTCCGTTCGTGAGATGGTCTTTGCAGACTTTACCTTTAATAACCTTGATCAGTCCACTTTCAAAGGTGTCGTCGTCTCAAAAATCAAATCCGGCACCCAGGCTCATATCGGCGGGCTTCAGATGGGTGATATTATCCAGCGCATCGGTTCTACCCCGACTACCTCAGTTGCCGAAGCCGAGGCGGCCTTAACGGCGATCGAGGAAGAGAAGCCTGATGAAATAATCTTCTTCGTCTGGAGGGATAACAAGACGATGTTTGTGAAAGTAAAGACGACTTAGGTTCTTCTAACGTCCACAAAGTCCATTAAGGAGAAGAGAAATCTTCTCCTTTTTTTGAATATCATTACCTCAACCCCCAACAGCTGAGCCTTGACATTCAGCCAAATTTCGTTATATTGCACCCAGTTGCATTACAACCTCGAAGCAAAAACAGCAGATACTCGCCATAATTTTCTGGACGTACAAAGAATGAAAAGACAGCAACACCCGATTAGCGCCTCCATGTTGTTGAACTATAACATTTTGTGGGTGTTCATCATGTCGTTTTTAGTTTGGCAAGTATGCTTTTTATTAAACTATGTCATCGGCACATGGTTTGCCCTGACGGGTGCAGAGATACTTCCATAAGTTATCTGCTTCGAGGAAAGAATAAAAATTGTCGGTAACCGAAAGGGCGAATATGATTCGAACGTTCAAGAAACTCAGTCTTTTGCTAACCCTTCTTTTAGGATTTGCTCTCTCAGTTTCGGCTGATCCAGACGCCTATACCGGCGTTGTCACTATTGATAATGTCATTGCCGAGCCCGGAGACAAGGTTTCCGTTGAAATCCGCCTTAAATCAAATAACGCTTCAATTTCGGCTATGTCCATCCCTATAAAGTTTCCTTCGGTCCATTTGAATTTGGACTCGGTCTCCTATACCAACTCCCTCGCTGGCGTAGATTTCAGCAAAGATATTATGAGAGACAACTCTCTGAAAATTGCTAAACTTTTTCTTTATCCAAGTCTGAATGTCACTCGCGTTCCGACAATTACAGCAGAGACGGGCCTTATCGCTACCTTGCATTTTTCAGTTGGGCCAATAGCGCCCCCATCCGTTATACCAGTAGACTCTCTCAATCTCAGCCTCCAGATCGGCAACATCACCGTTCCGACCCGGGTTGAATTTTCTGATAATGCTGGCCTTATAACCTATCTTCCGGGGTTTGAACGAGGCAGCGTCACCATTCAAATCGCCACCGGTATCGACGATGGGAACGGCCTTATTCCATTGGAATTTGCTCTCGCCCAGAATTATCCCAATCCGTTCAATCCGACTACACAGATTGCCTATTCACTCCCTAAGGCAGGCCAGGTTAAGCTCGAAGTCTTTAACATTCTTGGACAGAGCGTGGCTACCCTCGTAGACAAAAGACAGGAAGCCGGCGCTCATACG is part of the Candidatus Zixiibacteriota bacterium genome and encodes:
- a CDS encoding PDZ domain-containing protein — encoded protein: MANNRTYNYSKMKHMRLVLAFLFVCAVTASAHAQNFDFERLGKAMNEYTVILEIRVELAFGSQTSEQKQRVLGTIVSTDGVVLFDGGFLDTDNAFSALSGLSIRTTPTKIEVKTLDGDKMSAEFIGVDRFTKLGFVKITSKGDQKFTPVKFASKVRFTLGTWLATYMLLPEFVSPPVAADIGMLSSIIESPEIFPLTVGFGPMEIGSVLYDSRLNPVGVVGVLTDPGNGTNDAGGFLDSYETSDFPLLGVITGERLSTVITNPPTRGKVDRAWLGITLQALTPDIAEFLKLDAKGGIIVNDVIVGSPAEKAGLKVGDVIYKIDDSPILVDREERVSVFQKRISEMGSGKTVTFGVLRPNGDDAAEITIPTTLEKAPISALDAAEYEHKPLELSVREMVFADFTFNNLDQSTFKGVVVSKIKSGTQAHIGGLQMGDIIQRIGSTPTTSVAEAEAALTAIEEEKPDEIIFFVWRDNKTMFVKVKTT
- a CDS encoding T9SS type A sorting domain-containing protein, translating into MIRTFKKLSLLLTLLLGFALSVSADPDAYTGVVTIDNVIAEPGDKVSVEIRLKSNNASISAMSIPIKFPSVHLNLDSVSYTNSLAGVDFSKDIMRDNSLKIAKLFLYPSLNVTRVPTITAETGLIATLHFSVGPIAPPSVIPVDSLNLSLQIGNITVPTRVEFSDNAGLITYLPGFERGSVTIQIATGIDDGNGLIPLEFALAQNYPNPFNPTTQIAYSLPKAGQVKLEVFNILGQSVATLVDKRQEAGAHTVNFDALEQPSGVYFYRLATESDVKTKKMLLMK